GTGGCTGTGATATAAAGGACGCTGAAATTATTAAGAATCCCTTTTTGAAGCGTTATGAAGCAGAGGTTTGAAATAAAGATGCGCTAATAATGATGCATTTCTGTCATCTCTAATCAGCATAGGCTGCAGAGACTTACATTATGAACAAATTAATTTTGCATGTTTCACTGCATTTGGTAAACATATGTAACTTACTAAACCTTACTAaactaaaaatattacttttaccACATTGCTTCATTGATAAGCCTCCCAGTAGTGCTCACTATTGTTAAGTGGCAGTACCCTAAGTAGTTTGGTATCGTTTGTACATCCACCCATCAAGAACAACCTAGGGTAGCCAGCTTTCAGGGTAAGAGCTGCTTTCTCTTTTGTCCTTACAGAATGTTTGTCCTtagttaaaaactaaaaaaaaagaatcaaatctGGCCTCAGAGGTAGAACTACAAACTTCTAATAAGTGCTACTGAATAAAGATATTATCTTATTAACGAAGATGTTTCTGGAGCAGCTTTTGGAAGAAAATCATGTGGGCACCCACAGACATTAGAAAAAAGCAGCCGGTACCTCCAAAAACTGAAACTATGCAGCTGTTCATAGACAAGAAACAGGAGCAGTTATCAGTAACACGAATGACACCTCAAGGTCACTTCAGAGCACTTAAACGCCAAACATCTTCAAAGTACTCCTACACACAACCAGAAGTTAGTGTGTAGTTTTAACCCTGCTTAGTTTCATAGCAGCTGAGATACTGAATACCAGAGTAGGTAACCAGGTATCTCCTGGAAAAGGGAGCATGGAGCCAGCTCCATTGGCACTAGATGCCATcttgaaatatattttccagTCAGTCAAGCATTCCATTAGCAAATTCACATCAAAAGTCTTTGGCAAGGCAGGAACACTGTACTCTCTTGCTGTGGGTAGTTACACAGACTAAGTGAATTTGACAGCCATTTTGATACCTGGTAATATGCTTCAATGCACACTaactgttctgtttttaaaactgaGCAAGGCCAGCACATATGTTTGAGAGTGGATATCTGTCTATGCTGGGCACTATTTCATGAAAGTCAGGTTTCTGTCACAGATCTAAGGCAAATATTACAATTTACAGGAAAGAAATGAGGACATCAATACATTGTGCGTTATTGGAGACGTACAGCCTTTATAACACGGTGGCTTTCACTATGATCTCCGGGTTTTCTATGTCCTTTTTGCTTTGGACCATTCTCAGTTCCAGTTGGGCTGAGTTTGGTTTGTTTCCTTCTCCAGCTTGTGCTAAAAAGATGACATCAGAATGTCATTAGAAACAGCAGTATAAAAAGAAATAACCTACATGGTTCTGTTGACTCACTATTTTTTCAacccttttcccctcccctgtcTGCCTTGCTACCCCCTGCTAAAGGCTTCCAAGGTGGAAGATCCAGGTCACCACTGTGATTTCTTATCACCCCTGTTCTGCACCTCTCTCCAGGAGAGGAATATAGCTCTGCTGTTATTAGAAGGACATGCTCCGAGAACCCACAGACCCCATCTGGATCTCCTTAGGAATTGAAAGGCATGGGAACTCCAGGAGgagataaactgaaaaaaaattgctccTCACATGGCCAACACAGCACACAGACAGTTTATTTTAGTTGATAAACCCCTCTCAATACGAAACACGTGGACCCAAGGGGAAAGTGAGCGAGCTACACTTAAAACAGAAGTTCTCTTGCACGTCAAACTTGGAATCTTCCTACATTCTTCTGCCACTGTTTTGCAAAGCAGTCAAGCACAGTCAGCATGACTGTGATCCCACTACAAGCTGAATAGTGACATCTTCAGTCGGGTGTTGTCAAAAATAGGCTTGGAGGACACAGCAAAGAACATGCATGGAGAAGACTACCAAGCTCTCATTCTGTAAATTCTCTGGCTGCTTTTACACTGAGGGCTGCCTTTAGTCAGGAAACCCAGAAAGTTCTTTGAATGTTTCTTCTGATGCAAATCCAAACAGAACAAGGGAATAAGGTTTGAATGAATTACCTTTTGCACTCTTAATGGTTCTTTGCAGAACATGTTGCATGGCTGACACAGTCTTTTCACATGCCACCTGCATTAACATAACATATTCAGGCTTTAGTAAAATTTCAGCTGCCTAgtttaatattattatttcaaaaacaCTGCTATTAAGAGGCAAACATAACTGACAAGACACCAACAGCATGACAACTACGTAATGCAgagcttagggaaaaaaaattttagacTCTCTTAATTCTCCCTAAACAGGTATTAGAAACCACACACCTGTATCAAACACTCTATGTGCttaagggaaagaaacagaaaaatagacCTGATTTTCAGTGCTTATTATGAAGTGAGGGTAAAAAATATAATTACAAACACACATGCAGTCTCTGTCTCTAGAGAGAACAACATCTTATTTGGCAGAATTACAAAATCCATGTAACTGTAATGTGACCGTCCAAAGTTATACAAGCTAAAATGTTTTAGCTAAAgggaaattctgctttttttttcctctgaggttaggaaaaaaagccaaaacagaagAGAATCTTTAAATAATATCACtgataaaaagtaattaaaaaaaagaaacatagtcTAAACTTGCAGAGAGACGAGAAACTTCTCCACACCTTCAGATTGTTTGGATGCTTATGTGTCCATGCCAAAAGCATAGCAGCGAACAAGTCTCCTGTTCCAACAAAGACAGCATCCACTTTAGGAGACTCCACTCGAATTCTTTGTGTCACCTTGGTACCATCTGCTTTAGCTACAACACAGATAGACAGGGAAGTAACAGACTCAGCAATTAACACAATAGCATTTACTATAATTTAAAAGCAATCACCAGGTTTTAATTCCTTTGTTGTTTGAACGTAAAGATGCTAAGGAGTATTGCAAACTTTGTACCAGCTTTTAAAAGGTGCAACCTTTCAAAGTTTTGCCAAATTGGGATAGCATTTACAACTTCTATACTGTACATATGGCACTTAAGATGGAGCAGGTAGCTAGCACCTTCCTTTCatgagggattgagagcagcatcAGTCTGTTCAGGAAGCCGCGTATTTATGGAGACTGCTGAATGAGGAGGCATCCCAAACCATAATCTAGAGTACCTCTGGGTTGTATGGAGGCACAAGAGCAGCTGTAGACATCCGCAGAGAATATCTGATCCATGTGCCATAGTGTAATCACCATTGGAATGACCAGACATTCCAGATGTGGCATGTACTGAGTGGTAAGACCCACCAAATGATACTTAGTGGAATCTGTGTTAAATATCAAGACTTTTTCAGTCTCTCAGCAGTCCAGAATGTGATGCCCACATTTAAATCCCTTAGATGAACACGAAAATGAGATCATAAACCATCCCACATAACTATACCCTTCTCAGGTAAATACATCCTGCGACAGTCCAAATACACAGCGAATCTTGGTGATGGTATAGAAGGGGATATATATGAATAAGCAGAAAGACATTTTACAGCCTATCAGGGGAGGAACAATCTGCTAACAGGACAGTGTGGCTCTTCCTAAAAGCATTCAAAACATTCAAGGTTCCTGCTTTATACCACTAGTAAATGTCAGGGCCACTACTAGGGGTTTTAATAGCCCTGATCAACCTCACCTAGAGCATCGTCCACCCGTGGACCCTCTGCCCACTTGCCCAGGAGCTGCACGGAAGTTCAGGCCTGGATACAAGCATCCTTACCTGAGCTATGTTGTAGGTGTAGCTGTGTACAGCCCTGCTGTCCTGACTTACTGATGGGATCTTCCAGATTAATCTTAACCTTTCTCCAATGACCACTGGACTGTCAATGGGACCTGCCCGCCACCACCACCCCTGTTCTGCTCACCTTATTCATATACTGTGGGCCTGTGCCCTGTTGGTGAGGGCAGTGCTCTGCCTGTGCTATGACCACGCTCAGCTCCCAGCTTGTCTTCCCTCATGGAGCAGCCCCACTCTTACCGCTCTCTGATACTACTCTAGTAGAAGTTCACTTAGGGATCCAGGCTCCTTCCACACACTACAGATGGGTCTGACGAAACTACTTGCTAAAAAAAGTAACTGAAAGCACAGCACAGGTTAAAAGAAAGCACAGTTTAACAAAGGAGTTCATGACTTACTTTTTCTGTGGCTTCCCAGAGCAATTAGGTAGTCGTTTCCTAGAGGCGCCTGTAGATCTGAGCTTGTGATCACCACAGTCTCCGGTCCCATGGCGTGGAGCATATCCATGACCTTTCCATGTGCAAAAAGGCAGGAATCAATGATGGCAATGTATGTTCATTAAACCTTGCATCATTCATACCACTGAAGATTTTTGACAAGCACCCTATTTTGGCATGTttgtaaagagaaaaaacagtttcTACTCAAAGCATTCACTTGATATAGGGGAATTAATTTGAAATAGGGGAATCAAaacataaatttttaaatatatatggtTGCTAGAATATATCAGCATCTCTGTATTATCTTTGGATGCTCCTCTGAAAAGAATACTCTGTTTCGGCTGTGATCAGAATTTTTGTCTGCATCATGCTTTCAGAACATTTATTATCAAAAGAATAAGACAAACAGATACATGCACCTGAGCTGGCATCTTGAAACACTTGCTTGAAAGCCAATAACTATAGATCATAAAGTCTTACCTAGCTACTACTACAAGAGTTAGCAAAAATGAAGAGTTAAAGAGCTAAATCAGAGGCACAAGTGTGTCTGCCTCAATCGTCTTTCCTCATTCTGTTTCAAACCCCAAATTACACCTGTAAATTGTGTACCTTTGCAGGTGTATTGCCACTCTGTGTGTTCCTCACCTAAACTCATTAATACTCTACTTGTGACATCACAGTTGGTTGCTTCAGAAGTGATTTCaatttcacagaagaaagaatTACTTCAATAATGAGTTTAGCATAAAACACTGATAAAATATTAATTCTCCCAGAATATCTTAACTAAAAATCCTCTCAGACTAGCTATGACTCATGAGCAGCTCAATGATAAGGAtttatttctgctatttttttaattctctattgcttttctttcttgtctaAGCCTCCAAGTTTCTTCAACTGTGAGACCTCTTTGCACAGACATTGGTTGGGTTTTAAAGAAGCAGTAAATCCACCAGCATATGCTGACATAATCAACCTGCGAAGTAACATTAAACTCAATTTCTCAGTAACAATTCACCAAGAACCTAATCACCAGGATTTCTAGTTGTAGGTCTTAGCACCTTCTACATTAATATTATGTCATATTTAATATTATATTAGAACACTATACTGTCATCACTAGTCTTTCTAAAGAAACGAACGAAAGCATGTCACCATGGAAATCAATGCCAGAATTCCTACTGCCTCCAAAGGGGACAAATTCTAGCATGGATTATTACTCAGAAAGGTATACATATGACATGCAGCTGGGGAGACACAGATTAAAATATATCATCTTGCAAgcaactgtttttaaaatgtttctgttcctAAGTATAATTTCATCTCTTTAGAAGAGgttttttaaaaacccttcacAAATAAGAGCTATCATATGAATCAGACAGTcagaaaactaatttttaaaattgttcagCACATGCGTCTTGTGTTTGCAGCTGCAATTTGCAAACCTACAACTAATGGCTGCTCAGGTAACAGTGTTGTTCTCAAGACTGTGGTTCCACTGGTGAGGATGAGAATAGAATAACTGAGTTGTGGTCAGCAGCTAGCGGCATGAAGCACAGTTCATCACCCTTACCCAGCACAGTGGGGTAATGTAAAACTGGGGGGCGGGACGAATTAAAAAAGCCGAGATCTTTGGAGCTGCTTCCTGCTGTGAAGAGATGGTAACCAACCCATGTTGCATGAGGTTGCTgcagcaaaaaaaacaacaaacatttgGGCTGACAGACCCCAGCTACTCTCCAGGGTGCCACTGCAGCTACCATTTGTTTAAAGATTTTGTGTTCCTTTGAAGTTCAAAACCAAACGGAAGAAATAACATCAGTCCATTACGAAAGCACTTGACTAGTCAACAAAACAAAGAGTTCAGCCTTTCTCAAGACACTGGTAAAATCATGTTCCTATTTTGTCCTTCATCACCAAGCCctgcagctttttattttcttcagtttgtatAAAAGGGTAAATGCTTACACCCCACTGCAGTATATTTGCAGACCACCTACAATCTCTGTGTGGTGATGACAGCAGCTATCAATGCTGCAGATTTGTCTGTCTTTCACCAGGAAGTACCCGAAGGCCATCACTCCCAGTCTGGTTTCTCATCTATGCCATCTATCCTTTTGCAACCCAGGTCTCATCCCCTTTGAGTCAatttaaggaagagaaaaagcaccAGCAaacactaccaggaaaagattCAGGGAGCATTCAGTCAAACCTTGTAAGAGTTTGCTAGTAAGCTCTCCTCCTTGCAAACAGCCTGTGTGGGAGCAGGAGCAGTGGCTGTGCCAACGCTCAGCGCTGCTGTTGCACGCCTCGCATGGGGACAGCAGAGGGAGCGGCTCACGCAGGTTTCTAACGCCCAGGGCCACCAGTGCATCTCCACAGCGCTGACAGCCTGTGGTGACCTGCCGCTGTGCTGCTGCTACCCTGATCACACTGCAGGAGAATCAGCTCACAGAGATCTACTCAGCGCTGCTGTAATGCCTCCTTCTGTAGTTCTGTCGGGAAGTTTCCTCAGAAGGCTGACGCTAGAACAGAAAGTGCTCTGCGCCTGGAGTGCGCAAACTTTAATGATCAATGGCGAGAAAGGATAGAGGCCAGAGTGACTTCAGGGTTAAAGACAAATGGCACACTGCAGCACTGCACACATACAGCAAGAGACCTTATGCCATATACCTTGCCTACTTACCTCTAAGGCTTCTTTTTCTGTGTGAATCTTCCGGCCCGTCAGTAACCTGAGAATGAAACAGAAATCTTAGAAGAGCAAGAGTTCTCCAGGCAACGGTTGCCCTGCTTACTCTTTGAAAGGAGAAAAGCTTGGACTGCACCATACAGGCCTCAATGGTTTGTAGCTACATGCTCTGCTGCACCAGACCTCTGTCTTTAAAAGTTTTGTGCGCAGACACACAGTGCTTCTGACGCAGACTCACACCAGTCTTAACTTGTCTCCTGTAGATATCCCTGTATCATAAAATTCCCTCACAAGTGTCTTCTCTCCATCTCCCACGCAGCTAATGGGTCCCCTTAGGGGGACGGCCTGTGATGTATCACAACAGACAATCTCCTGACCAAACAGTCACAGCTATGTCAACAGGACAGGCAAGGGGTGTTCAAATTCTCAACTCCTGTGAGATGTTGCCATGGTGGTATTTCTGAATCTAATTTGGGGGGTCTGAGTCAAGCTATTACAGTTTTGATATTGCGACACATAATATAAATTTTCCCAGGAATGGGTAAggatggggaagggaagaaaggtaTTTTTTCAACCTGCCCTAGATACAGGCTTCTGGAGACGGCAAGAAGTAATCATGAAAACGAGAGACTGgagaaaacaagagaaatattttcctcaCATAACTCCCAGATTTCAATATGGAACAGCTGGAGGTTTGCTGAAAAGCACCACTTGAAAGTAGCAGctaaaacccaaaaccaaacatatACATACGTATGGCACTGTattgaaagaaacaaaagaatggGTATCAGTCTCCTCTGCTTTTATCCCCAGGTTTATTTGGCTATAAAAGGAAATAAGTACTCACTCAGCTTCAAACTGGTTAGGAGTAATTATATCAGCAACAGGTACAACTTTGTCCCTGTAGACTGGGAGGAGATCCTTGGGCACATACTAGGGGAGAAGAAACAGTATCAAATGTTGTCAGTGGCATCTGAGATGTGGGACTGAAGCTCTCCTTCCCTCAGCTATCGTTCAAGCTGTCATTGAGTAACCTGACAGCTCCCAGTGTACTGTTAGGCAGCAGTAACTAAAGTGGCTGCACATCCTCCAGCTGGTGACAGTACAACCAACAGCCCTTCTTTCACTGGAGGCAACGGGAAGCACTGCTAATCGGACAGGCATAAACTGGCAGCATTAAGTGAATATTAATGGCTATTAACGTCACCAGCGTTGACGCAGCAGCATGGGGAACCCTTTCTCATGTCCTTACCTTCAAAAGAAACTACTTTGTTGTCATACGGACAGTACACAGGCCCTTTGCTGTGGCAGCGTGTGCCCATATTGATAGTGTTGCATCGTGGGGCTCAGGAATGAGTAACATCCATGCAATGCATTATTTTGCCTCCTTCTTTCAGTGAAGTATTTCTGGGGTGGTGCTGTACATCAGTATGTGTGAACGGGAATCAGATTTGTAACTTGTTTAACTTAATTTATAAAGCAGTTctctacattaaaaatattttccttgcgTTGCACCCAAGTCTAATAAAACGCTAGCTAGCTGACTTTGCTACTTGCAGAATCAGCTCCTCAAGTAAAGAGGGCCAGTGTTCCTGTCTGCCTGTCTGTTCCATTTCTATCCCATCTTTATTAGCTAAATACAGCCCATCAGCAAAGGGAGAATCAGTGTCTAAGTAGGTGACATACACTAAGATGTAACAGAAGCCCACCAGCCTGTGTGCTCTTCAGACTCCAACTTGAAAAGCATCAGCTGTTTGGCACACACTGGAGCTCAGCTAGGAGTTCGGGTTAGATGAGTGTACCTTCCTGTGTCCTGCTGTAACTCAATTTAACAACACCTTTAACAAAGTTCATTGTTTACTAGTAGCTGATATTCTTCGGCAGAACCCCATTTGCTAAATCAGGATTAATGCCCGCTTTGTccatgttttatttctctgttagtCTTACAAGCTGCACATGGCATGGTGCATGTATACATGTGCCCACGTGTTACTGTCTTCCATTCCAATCGTACCAGCGACAGACACAACCCCACCACACTGCTGACCACTAGGAACACCCATCATACCGATCCTGAGCTCACTTCCACAGTCACGGGAAGTGATGGTGTCACAGGGACTCTGCATTTAGACAGAAATGCAAGACTAGGTCATGTCCAAACCATGGTGTTTTAATTAATGACTTTATTACTTTTTATGGCAGGAATGAGTTGGTAAGTTGTGTGTTAaattttctctcctcttcttccaTCTACCCTGTCTTCCACCCAGAAGACACAGGTAGGCCCCTGGTTATGACTTCTTCCAAGAGCTAAGGTTTTACAAGGTGACTCTACAGCTATTAGATCTCTACCTTGTTAGAAAAAGCCAAGGGCAATAAACATTGCAATAGACATAAAATGAAAGAATAGAACACAAAAGTAATGGCAAATTTATTACTAAGTGCTATTTCACGTGATATTTTATGAACAGGTAAATTGTGAAAGAGGAATTCATAGTCCATGACTAGCTAAGGCAGAAGAGAACATAAAATGTCATTATTGCTGTTGTCTTCCCACTTCGcatttttactgaaattatttGCTAGTTTTGATCAAAAAGGGATGTTTCTTTGTCAGTATGCAGTCTGGTATTGGCACACAGAACCTTTCTGTCACTAATCACAGCCCAACGCCTAACAGCTGTTGGATCTCACACGAAATAAATCATACTCATTTAGGTTCAAGTGGTATGTCAATTCACACAGTCACTGACAATGCCAGCCAGGCTACCAGCCAAAACAGAGCTCTTGACAGAAGATGAGGGAACTCCAGTGAGACAAGGAGGGGGAGTAGGGGGATATTTTCCTACGGACAGGGTTTGCATTCCACTTGTTGTCTCAGCAGAGAATTAGAAATAATCCCAGGGCTATGCAGTCATCGTTCTTCCCAGATACTAAACTCCTTCAAATACAAGAAATTAAAGTACAAACTTACTTGACACTGGGATCCAAAGGCACACTTACAGTAGCTTAGTTTTggtgtttaaaaattaatatatttttatatagcaGATATTCCCTGTACTAACCATAGAGCCTTCTCCATTCCATTTGTCACCCATCACTGGATCGCATACTGTAACAGAATAAATCTAGCTTTAGAAATGAGGGACAGTCACAGAGACCTTGGTGGGAGGGAAAAGTTTTAGGTAACAGTAGTTGCTATGTAACAGTATTGAGCACCTGATAGCTCATACAGTCATTCAGCTCTTGCAACACACTCAACCAGAAATTTATAACCAGTGGCTGCCAATTCTGAAATTGTAGGCAATGTGTCTTAAACAATTGTCAGAGGGTTGTAGCCACCTTCTCTTACCTGCTTGCATGTTGTTATGTCTGAAGGTGATGAGTATGAGAGCGTCTGACTGCTGGGAGTGAAGGGGCTTTTGTTACGGGAAATGCAGAGTCCTCCCCTTCACTCCCCAACCCAAAAGCCTGGAATAGTAGTATGATGGGGAAGAAATGTGGGAGAAGCTAATAGAATCGCTCTGTGAAGAAAGTCCTAGTTTTACTTCAGTGTAAAAAGAAACACGCCAAACATACACACCAAAATGCTGTGTGTacacataaaaaaacccctataTGTATTGTaatgaaacaagaagaaaatccatACCAAAGTACATAAACTCGTACTCGGCACAACAGTATTAACGCACATTTGGCACAGGCTCTGAATCATCAGCAGCATTAACAACATATTCCAAGTGCCCTCAGTTTCAAAGTGAGAATGAAAACAGCCTAACCTTGTTCTTTAACAAGGAACATTGTTCATTGTATTAAAAGAGCTTCTAGCAcgataaaaaagaaatacaaatccaaATGTATCAATGTCCAATCACTATTTAAGGAAGTTTCTGTGAGTAAAAAGAGGGTAATTctgttcacattttaaaagtattttccttaCATTATCATATATTTGTTAAATATAAAGCATCTTAGAAATCTAGCTGTGTTCACACCATCTGACCACTTCCTTCCTGTTCTATACAGCTAGATGTCTCTTTCTGCTCACGCTCCAACAGAGTTTTTAGCTTTCACTTACTAGTACAAGGCTCTGAAGAACCTGACAATACAACAGTGTTAATAAAGGCTAATATGCAACAAAATCCAAGCTCGTTAAGAAATATCTGCTACATTTTTCTACATGAGAACTGTGCTTTGTTAATTTTAAGCGAAATATCACACTCCACAATATTACACATTGCAAATCCTGCGAACCGTTCTAGATGTTTCCTGACCACACAGTTTACTGAATCTGAAGACGACAGGCTCAACCCATCATTCACAGCTTTTTATCCCACTAAATCCCCACTGACTTCACCCTGTCACTCTAAACCTTTTGCTTAATTCAAGCCTATGCTGATTATGTTCAGAAGTCCTGGAAACACTCAGAGAgtcaggaaggaaaaaggagaattTCTTCTCACAGGTTGAAGCCTGACATGACACATTAATGGCAACAGTTGCTAGAGTCTGTTGCTCTCTGAGTGGTCCTAGGTAATCTTAGCAGAGGCCACCAGAGTTAACAAAGCCTTGGAGTTTAAGTTCAGTTATGACACTTATAAGGCACAGTAAGACACTTCTCAGATGTAACATCAAACCATGGTAGGGCAACATGGTAGAGTCTATCCTGCTTTTGACTGACTTGGATATCGAGAAGATGCTTCAGCTATCAGCACTTACAGCCTGTGCCTCTGAACtatgaacagcagcagctggctgggaTTTTACAAGCGTTTCTTTGATACAGAAGATCAGTCCTCAAGGCACATTCTCCTTGGGATAGCATAATAGGAGAAACATACTGAAAGGCATAAAATCAGAAAGATAAACACCCATATCCCTCAACACTTTAGCAACGCTGAAACGAAACTTCACTAGAGCCTCAGCGGGTCCCAGGCAGATCAGAGCACAAGATGGTTGTGACATGTTGGGCAACATCATAGCAGTGTTTTCATCCTAAAACATGAAAATGATGGGCACATACAATGATGAAGCAGAAAGGATTATAATATACATCCTTACCATATACTAGGTTAGAATTCTGTTGCTTCAACTCCTGGACAATATCCACCACCATTGCAAGAAACGATGTGTCTCTTGTATaccctttgggaaaaaaaaacacttttgaagTCTATTTTCAtgaacgctttttttttttgtttaaattttggaCAGGAATGCTGCATACTTCTCATTCATTGGAACAATGCATTTTTAGAACAAAGGCGTTCTAGTATTTCATTGAAGAATAATAGGTGGAAGACAAATTCAGCCAGTGCTTGCACAACTACAAACACAACCTTAAAATTCCATTTACTAAGTGCTTTACATATGCAGGGCTCATGCAACCTCAAAATGCATGAACATGTATACAAAAAGGTCaggctgaaaggaaaaaacattccTTTTCTTCAAAACAGCAGTTCAAATCAGTACTATTTATCACGTagtaaataagaaatattttaaattccatCTACTTTTCTCGTATTCTAGTTTGAAGCagctatttttattattgttaatgTTGGTGCTGATACAGTCCAACACATTAATGCAATGGAGAACTAATCTTGAGTATTTTAGAGCAATGGCCAACATAACCATAAAAGTCCTATTTTTAGGCTTGACAGTGAAATAAACTGGAAATAAGTCGTCTTATATCTCAAGGCCCTAATAACAATGCCATCACCACAATATTCTTACTTAATCATTAATTTATGTTATAGATGTTTATTTATATCTTTATTTTACGTATTAACTTTATTTACAAAATTTAttaattatttgattttaatttattttagttcATTCAATAGTATTATTTTTAGCAAGGTAGCTTCTTCAAACCTTCAGCTTGGAAATGTCCATTCtactaaaatgtttaaaaatacattttggagTTTTTGGAGTTTTTTACTTGCAAAATTGATCAATTCTTAGATgttgcagagaaatggaaaaagctTCCAAGATTTTTGGCCAAAATGCATTGTCTGATGTCTATGAAATGTTGATAATCAGTCAAAAAAGCCAAGCgaagatttttgtttaaaatgaccTGTGATGGTaggctggctgaaaaaaaaaattacagagttTGATTAACATTACTGACAGAGGTATTTCAAGAAATTTAAACTGAATTGGATTTTATCTCTTACCTTAAACGTTTTACTGTAAATTAAACAAATATATTAAGATCTACAAGGAATTAACAGTCACAAAAGTGAACGAAGTGTTATTTTGTATAATGAGCCCAAAGATAATAATTTCCATCTCAGCCAAGATATCTACAGTCATCAGACATACATTTACAGCCAAATCCCATCTGCcaacaaattaatttattttcagtgtttgaatAATCATATCTAGGTTGTCGGAGGTACAAAGTACAGTTGTGCATTATAGTGAATGACTGTTCCTgtttgaagagaaaaatctgtcttttggccctgaaagaaaaaaactgaatttTAAGTTCAGCCGCA
The window above is part of the Opisthocomus hoazin isolate bOpiHoa1 chromosome 1, bOpiHoa1.hap1, whole genome shotgun sequence genome. Proteins encoded here:
- the PDXK gene encoding pyridoxal kinase yields the protein MEPERECRVLSIQSHVVRGYVGNKAATFPLQVLGFEVDTVNSVQFSNHTGYAHWKGQVLNSDELHELYEGLKLNKVNRYDYVLTGYTRDTSFLAMVVDIVQELKQQNSNLVYVCDPVMGDKWNGEGSMYVPKDLLPVYRDKVVPVADIITPNQFEAELLTGRKIHTEKEALEVMDMLHAMGPETVVITSSDLQAPLGNDYLIALGSHRKTKADGTKVTQRIRVESPKVDAVFVGTGDLFAAMLLAWTHKHPNNLKVACEKTVSAMQHVLQRTIKSAKAQAGEGNKPNSAQLELRMVQSKKDIENPEIIVKATVL